A region of Candidatus Omnitrophota bacterium DNA encodes the following proteins:
- a CDS encoding MotA/TolQ/ExbB proton channel family protein, producing MGGLGMWEIVQKGGPLMYPIIFCSILSLAVVMERLYHLYRAKIDTREFMDSIANILRRNRLRDALQKCEETPGPIAHILKAGILKHGRARAEIKEAIEDAALQEIPRLEKNLGILATVAHISPLLGLLGTVTGMVRCFQIIQEKAVSLNPINPGDLAGGIWEALLTTVAGLVVAIPTFVVYNYLVSRVDGFVLDMERSATELVNLLTEEEGIKNLASGVAGKGEVE from the coding sequence ATGGGAGGATTAGGAATGTGGGAAATAGTTCAAAAAGGTGGGCCTTTAATGTATCCTATTATCTTTTGTTCCATTCTTTCTTTAGCGGTAGTTATGGAAAGGCTTTATCATCTTTATCGGGCAAAGATTGATACGCGTGAATTTATGGATAGTATAGCGAACATTTTGCGTAGAAATCGTTTGAGAGACGCTTTGCAGAAATGCGAAGAAACTCCGGGGCCGATAGCGCATATCTTAAAAGCAGGTATCTTGAAACATGGTCGGGCGAGAGCAGAGATAAAAGAAGCGATTGAGGATGCTGCTTTGCAAGAAATACCCCGTTTAGAGAAGAATCTGGGGATTCTGGCAACGGTAGCCCATATCTCTCCTCTTTTAGGTTTATTGGGAACAGTTACAGGAATGGTAAGGTGTTTTCAGATTATTCAGGAAAAAGCTGTTTCTTTAAATCCGATAAATCCCGGTGACCTTGCTGGTGGAATATGGGAAGCACTTCTTACAACGGTAGCAGGGTTAGTGGTTGCTATTCCTACTTTTGTTGTCTATAATTATTTAGTAAGCAGGGTTGATGGTTTTGTTTTAGATATGGAGCGTTCTGCAACAGAATTGGTTAATCTCCTTACCGAGGAGGAGGGAATTAAGAATTTGGCTTCTGGGGTTGCTGGTAAAGGGGAAGTTGAATAG